In Cyprinus carpio isolate SPL01 chromosome A5, ASM1834038v1, whole genome shotgun sequence, the sequence AATTCTTCAGTACATTTTAGTACAAAACATCTGAATTGATTCAGTgttagaaaaaaactgaaataaatattgtggatttaaaataactgttttatattgtaatatatttaaaatattttttataatgacttatacagtcatttattcctgtaatgtcaaatgtaaattttactccagtcttcagtgtcacatgatccttcagaaatcattctaatatgctgatttggtgctcaagaaacatttcttaatatttttgtgaaagcaTATCTTACTGAACACAATCGTTTGAATGGCAGTGTTAAATAtggcatatatagatatatatatgttatatataatgtatatttttgataTTGTGACTTGTTACcttctcttttaaaacatttttagtaaacGTTTggctttttttacttttcagttaAATAGTCCTGTGgtgttaccattttattttttttaaataaaggtcatAAAACTCCATTATATTTATTCcagaattagaaaaatgttgaaGTTGACTTTAAGTTAAAGTACAGTACATTACAAACATATATCTGAGTGTCATAGTGACTTTTAAGAGAAAACATTACTTGAATGCTTTTCTGATTGCATTAGCTGCTAGTATTTCTCTACAAGTGGTCGTGAAAGCCTGCTGTTTTTCATAATATGCAGCCTCATTAATAAACGTGGGGTACACTGTGTTGGCACCTTCATAAAGGATTGTTCTCCCATCGAACGTTAGGAACACAGGGTCACCCCGGTTCAAAGGCTCCCAGTCACAGTCctacacagaaagagaaagagagggaatgaACAGGACCATACTGTGGAAAACAAGTGAAGCCTGGGAGtgaaaacaagcacagcaaacatCTGAGTCATAGAGGACACATTTTCTTACATGTGTTTCCCCCTCCCTGCATCCCTGTCATAAAGTGCAATGCTTTTATACGTCGCTTGAGGGTATGTGCTTTCCTTGCAAAAGAAACCCACTTCTCTATGCATTTACTAGATGGTCCATTTAGAATACCTGTAGATGAGGATGCACCATAGCTGTGATGTTGCCGTTGGTGTCTCTAGGGTAGTCCATTCTCTCCTGGACTCTGAATACATCTACTGTACATGGAGGAAACTCTACAcctatgaccaaaaaaaaaaaaaaaaaaaaaaaaaaaagcacatggaaAACTaggtgaaaaaaaggaaagaaaaggaaaaaataaacatttgacctTGTCTGTTGTCAGCCAGAAATAAAAACTTCCTTAAATGtacacaccctcaggccatccaagatgcactgtagattagtttgtttctttaccataacagatttggagaaatgtagcattacatcacttgctgaccattggatcctctgtggtgaatgggtgccgtcagaatgagagtccaaacagctgataaaaacatcacgagcaagtgaaacaaactcatctacatcttggatggcctgaatacattttcagcaaattttcatttttggataaattattcctttaagtatTAATCAGTGGCAGTACACGTACTCTAGTTCAATctagaaacatgtttgttatgcTTAGGTCATGCTATATTTTTTCAGCTTTGGTTCCCTTAGCTGGGAGTGGGATCAAGCTGGcctaaaaatgttataaaatcacaatatttgttttacagCCAAATAACACTCTTACAATGAAGACACATGTTGTAAGGGTGCTCCTCATGCTTCActataaacacttttctttatGTTTTGCTTGTTATGTTGATGTGGTCCAAACATGGCTCCACACTGGCAAACAGAAAGCACGTTTGAGTGCTCACAATGAGACATTCATCCACAACAATGTGGCCCCTCTACACAGCATGACACTACAAAACCCAGCAAGCTACTAATGACATGGAAACCTACCAACTAGCAAACAAGCATTCAAGTCACAAAACGGCAAAACCAGAAGAGAAACCAGCCACCCTTGCCCAGCTCAACATGTTCCTGCTTAATGTGAGGCATGGAGAAATGTGTATTCATGTCAGGCTGAAAGTACACGTGACTACCTTGTTCAAATGTCTCCACAgtcgaggggaaaaaaaagaggaagataaACTTGAAGAAGAAGTCTATACTTCAAACTGGCTGAAATGCCAAGGTTGGACAGTTCATATTTAAATCAGTGCTCGCTGACTCAATGACCTGAGAGCAGAACCGTTTGTCTTGAAATGCCACACACTTTCCAAGCACAGAACAGATGGCCACGGGGGAGAAGAAAATTATGTAAACATGAAGCATCTATAAACGATATTAGAATCACATTGTTCAAATGCgttattgaaaataatacaaaatgtgaaTTGTGTGACATAAGAAGAACATTATAGATCCATTGTTACTGCACGTTTAACACTGGTTTGTATAAGAAAAGAATCCTATTGTATAGGAAGTAAtctgatgctgaagactggagtagtggctgctgaaaatccatcTTTACAGGAATAatattcacaggaataaattatatatattttttttacatttatgaaatttaagttatttctAAAAGGTAAATGTCAAAATAGTGACATATAAACTGAAGGCTGAATTGTGAGGTATTATCTTGTGAgatttaaaaagtcagaattgtgggataaatACTAGAACGTATCTtgcagttatagttatagttatatatatatatatatatatatatatatatatatatatatatatatatatatatatatatatatatatagatatatatatatatatatatattatatatataatatatatatgtatatatatatatatctatatatatgtatatacacagctataaaacacaacattatatataatatataaaaactcatcTAATTGTGTGACacagctgaaaaacacaacattataGTCCCATACTGTCACTGTCCATACTATCATGATAACTATTGGTTTATATTAGAAAAGAATCCTATTGTATAGTAAATATAGAAACTAATCCTATTGTGGCTACTCAGGTTGCCCTTGAAATCCCTTTATAACAACACATTCCAGGTTCAGTGCAGTAAGCATGCTGATCTCTCCTTAACCTTCATTGACCTCACCACTATTGAAGAGCTCGATGAAGTCCAGCGCATGCTTCAGTATGGTCCTCATGGACTCGAATACATTGCTCCTCAAAACACCCTGTGGCTGAGGGCCCACCTCAagacctgcaacacaaacacatctaTATAAGTCACTAGTACTTGACTGGTGGGTCATAACCCAACAAAGTATCACAGGTCTAATCTGATCACAGACAGCAgtgaaaaaacatgttaaatgagGTGCAGCTGGTACTGTGTTGGGTTTCCACTATAACATTAACTCATGGAAAAAGGAGTCTCATCAAATGGTAGAGAATGAGCTCTAGATGTCTACAGAATTATTTGCAGAGGCCCTGGATGCTTTCATTATAACTAGACTTTTCATATTATCCTTGCTTATTCCACTTCTTAGCTGCTGGTTGACTTTCAGGGGTAATATTAAACTTGATTTAGAATCAGGTTTGACCTGCTGAGTATCCCAGGACTTTGTACTCACCAACAGGGTGTTTGGCCACAGAGCGTGTGGTTGAATACTTCAGCTGTGGGTGTTCGTTTAAGAGTACTGAACAGGTGTGGGGAGCCATAGCTTTCTGTAAGTGGGAAGAGCACAGGTGTCTGTGTAAAgatgtttgatttgtttattttaagacaTTAAGCAAAATCTTGGTATTGGAATGTTTTGGTAAAGAATTTAATGTTCACTATACACCTGCAAACAAATTATTtgtgcactaccattcaaatatttaaggtcagtaagattttttattttgtatgtttttgaaagaggtctcttatgctcaccaaagctgtttttgtttgattaaaaaaatacagtaaatacagtaacattgtgacatattacgttttaaaataactgtttcttttttatttatttttctgtgatggcaaagctgaatattctgTAGCCATTACACCAgttttcagtgacacatgatgcttcagaaatcattctagcctgctgatttggtgtttaaaaaagatttctCATTACTAACAATTCTTATTATGTTGAACACAGTTATACAGAAACAATGACATTTTccaagatttttttgatgaatgaaagaaaaaagaacagcatttatttgaaataaatgattctaatatgttgattaatATGCTTAGTTATTATTCTTCTTTGATTCTTTGCATAGACAGTTCAAAgcaatagcatttatttaaaatataaatcatttgtaatattataaatgtcttaacagtcacatttgatcaatttaatgggtccttgctgaataaaagtattactttctttcataaataaataaatacataagcaaataagtaagtaagtatcttaccccaaagttttgaatagtagtgtagatGAAGagggtaaataaaaaaatacaagatgattttaatattattatacagtataattgGTACTAACTGCTTACTTTAATATAATGCACCATCTGAAGGTTGAAGAGGTCTGTTGAGCTTTCCAGGATGAGGGTGGAGCCCATGTTTGAGGTGGTGTTGTGAAGGTCAAAGATGACATCATATGCATCCGAGCTTCCTTTGGGTCCGAACATCCGATTTATTTCCTTAGCCCTCTGGACTTCATATAGCAGCCCTTCAACATCTGGAGCACTGTGGATAGAAAAATCCTTCTCAATATTACCAatgcaataattaaaaacaagacaaaactaaaagatcaatcaataaaacatttttttcaatacaTAATGCAAACGGAAAAATACTTTTTGAAGTATATTTAAGTAGATTTAATCCGACAAATGGTGActttaatagtaaaatataagaAACCTAGAAATTTAATTCTATAGAAAACTTTGCTCTAATGGAAAACAGCATGCATGCTAGtgtgtaaaaaaaacttttgaatagcagtTAGGTTCAAGTGTaccattaactttttttaacagagCAGTGAACAACAAAAAGATCAgctattacataaataataaacttatttactaatatatatagatatatatatatatatatatatatatatatatatatatatatatatataatagaaaccTTAAGTAttctttaagttttatttactgCTGTAATTGCTGAGTTAGAGGAAATGTTCCAGCAATATtcatatttcacaacattgcCAAAATTATGCTCTTTTGTCACCATTAGGAATGAAATAAGTTTCAGACAGAGATGCATATAACAAGCACACAAAGCAGGGGGAACTGAAAAATAATGCTCAGAGAATTTCATCCAGATTTTCAgctggttcaaaaaaaaaaaaaaatgcataaaaacaatgaCCAGTTAACCTTGAGCATCTGTTGTGATGTGTACATTTTGCAACCCCTCCCAGTACATTATTATGTACGCAGTGTTTCCTGGTTGACTGTACATCAATGACCATGGTCAGTTGTATTTCTAATACCACCAAGACATGCCAGTCTCAATTAGCAATCCTCATACTGTATTTAAATTgtctaataaatgaaaataaataaattaaataggttttctgattgcattgttttgctgtgttttatgTCATTCTAATACAAAGCATCAACGCCCCCGCATTTAAGCACAGAGCAAATTCTGTTAATTTTGATCTCAGTGTGTAAAATGTAGGTATGCTCTGCTCATGGTACATTTGGTACACTGTACATATTTCCCCCATACGCTTTCAACTTCATGATTCTACTTAAAAGTTAAGAAAATGCATTTTCTCTAGGATTGGGTTTGCACATTGGTTTCAAATGTCTAGTTCATAtgtgttttaacttcaaatacTTGCTGTAAATTATGTCTACCATACTAAAATTCCagtcttcatatttttgtaggtTGGGCATGTTATTGCAAAAGGTAAAAACTGTTGGAATAACCCATTGTTTGTAGACTTCTGCAGTAACCCATTGTTTGTAGACTTCTGCAGACCCAAGACTTTCAAAACAACTCCTGTTGGAATAACCCATTGTTTGTAGACTTCTGCAGACCCAAGACTTTCAAAACTACTGTAGTAATAACCACTAACtggagtaataaaaaaaatccagtcttgctataatttaatttcattgtaatttgtcacatttctaaaactaaaataaaataataataaaaaaaaaacactttttttaagtaaaggtCTTTAAAAAGTCAGTTTTACAACCGTAATCCAGGAAATGAACAATGGTTTCGTGTTGTCTAGGATGCAATATTGCAGGCTCTTCATGACCCAAATCACGTTTCACTCACGTTTCTCGACAGTCGTGACATGAGCGGCTCGGATCAGCTGACCGCTCGCTCCAGTGATGTTGTGTCATGTAAGGGAGCTGTTTACAAACGATGCGTTCTTGCCTTCAAACTCAGCTAGACTGAGCCCAACGCAATAACAGAACGCAGCGTTCAAACACAGCGCGGGACGCAAAACACAGAGACGTCGATCTGACGTACTGTATGCATGACAACaataaacaacacacaacacacacggaACGCGACAATAAACCTCCAACACACGAGAGCGAAAAAGTTTCGCCACAGTTTCGAGTCCATTGTTTGACTGTGCTCTGTTTCATGAAGGCGAGTATAAACAACCGAGCCGGACTCGTCCAGAAAACAAAGACGTTTATTTACCTGAGGTTCTCGGGCGTAAAGGCTCTGTTCAGATCCGTGTCGATGTACCTGCTACATTTCTCCACTGCTCTAGGGTTGCTTATGAAAGGCTTGATCAGCAGTCCGTTTCTCTCTATTTCGGCTGAATTCTGGATCCACATATTTACCAGCGTTATGCCAGACATCTCATTTCCATGTGTGCCTCCAAAAATAGCCACTCGTTTGGCTTCGTGTAAACAAGAAACGTTAGTTCGCGAACTCATAGCGAGAGCGACACGGACGCGCGGTTTACGAAAGACGAGAGCGCAAAGTTTCCACACAGCCGTCGTTTCCTCCAGTCGCCGGTGCGATGTGACTGCTGTTATATAATGGTTATTTGAAGGCTAAGCCCAGGGCATTACCGcgtttgtgtgtgtcatctgcGTTAAACGCGCATGGGTCGGGTTTCACATTCGCGCTGTGGCTTATCGTCGGTCAAAATGTCACAGGAGATTACACGcggaaaataaatattaaacgcGAGCAGGTGGCCTCTGCACCTATTCAAACTAAACAGTGCGTcaactgaagaaaagaaaaaaaaacaggtttaaaacaaGTCTAGCCTATATTATAGTGTATTTCACTTTTGATTATTTCTCAATCTACCCTGTTGCAAAATCAAAGTAGGTTAATGGGATAGTAGCCTAATTCAGTATAAAGACATTTCGattaaaaatgacttgaaagACGAGTACTGCTGTGGTAGGCCGCAAGTATCTGTGGTGTTGAAATTCCTAACAGCACGATTGTGAGTGTGGGCTAGCTTTTACACATCTGTtcaacaaatgaaacaatacaaaacaaacagaacttCAACCTTTGCACACCATGAGCGACACACATTCCTTCAAGAACTCTTCAGGAATTGGTttagtgaatgattcattgactgGCATAATGAGGAAACCTGCAGAAAGAATCACTGAACAATTCCCATCACTAATGCATAGACGTGGATTATTTCTAATATGAAGACTGGAAGTGCTGCTTTTATTGAATACTATTAATATAAGGATTAAAGTGACAGTTACCCCAACATTAAAGCTGTCATCATTTAGCTACTcaatctcatgttgttccaaaagatttccattttatggagacaatacaataaaataccgagacatttctcaaattatctcTTCAATTCCACAGAAGTTATAAAGTTGTACAGGTTTGGAttgacttgagggtgaataaatgacagaacttGTATTTTGGGGCAACTAGCAACATCTGTCAATATTCagcaaaatgaattcaaaatcaTGAAActattcacacaaaaaatatataatcactcAAATTGTTAAGATTTAGCTCttgataaagagaaagaaaaagaaacaaaatggatTAGATCAGTAAAGATGTGTTTATCACACGGGAAACCCgttacattttatttctctgAAGCAGAGTAAGCATAAAGTGTGTATAATGGAAAAGTACAAAATTTGACACAATTATACAGACCAAACACAttgcttctgtaaaaaaaaataataaaaaggatacAGTGCTCTAGATTGGAGTGTATAATTTAGCTATATAGCCTAATGATtgaaaaaactgaatgaaaatgtttttattattaaaaataaatccattgTCACTAGAACGTTGATCTAAACATCTAAAAAaccattaacaataataatgcacaggtgtttgtgtgtttcatctTGCTTCAAATCATGCAGAGTCtcacaaacaattatttataaataaattaattaaaaaaaatgatttaatcacAGGTTTAGATAACATTTCCATTTGTATTTATCTGTAAACTTCTCTCAttgctttcatattttttgtggccATTTAATCAAGGACAGAAAATCTCTTTCTGCTAATAGCTTGCCTGAGGGGTTGAGATTATTTTGAAACGGTTTAACTGAGCTCTAAAATCTTGACATATCAGTGcgtaattactttttattattttcctcctccccactttcttctgtgtaactACTATACCATCATTATAAATGACACTCAACACTGCCCAAACATTTCCATTGTGCACCGAAGAGTTTTAGCTATCACGTACAGATTCACTTTCCTCccttcttttcctctttttcttgcTTTTGCGCAGTATAGCGTCATCAGTTTGAGACACAGATGGTTCTCTTGCCCCAGATCCCTCCTTTAGGTTATTCTCTGTATCATGTTTTCTGTGTGACTGAACAAAGATATTTGCATTACACTCAGTTTGAACAGCACCTGCTCTGTCACGACACATTTGCCTCTGTTTTTCAGGTCTTTTGGGTGTGTCATCTCCATTTACTGCAGCAGGTGAGTCAGTGTTCTGAGATATGGAGATTTCTGTAATATTAACCAATATCTGCAGAATCTCCCAGTGAGATCATAATGTTGGCCTGTCTGTCTGCATCCTTATCAGAATTTAACAAAGTCAATTCACATCCTGGATCTGTAGATTTCTTTGTAATTGCCTCAGGTGATTTCAGCATCGGGCTGTGAGATTGAGGCACTGCCTGATCAGAACTTTCCAAAGTCAATTCACCTCCTGGATCTGTGATGTGTTcggaacatctttttttttctttctcttcctgtcaGGTGCAACAGTTTCCTGCATTTGTGCATCAACTTGTTTCTGCTTGTTTGGTGTTCCTGGCCCAAGCAAAGATTGTCCCTCAGTCTCTGTTTGAGTTATGTTGTCCTCATGTGCGGGGGTTACACCATCACACCATCTTGTTGTTCCATGGTCCAAATATGGACACAAACTGTCCTTCTGTCTCTGTTTGAATTACATCCCTGTCTTGATCGCTCTCCTCCATGTTCAGTGTAATAGATGCAGCTTGATGAATTTGATGGTTCTTATGTTTCCAACTGTTTATTGGGCTAAATAAATCCTCTGACCCAAAGTCACGATCAGTCTGTTGAATATCATTCTGTATAGAAATGTCTCCACCGTGGGGTGGCAGCAAGGAACTGCTAATGTTGGGCAGGTAATTGTCAGATCTGAAGTCATCATCCTCATGCTCCAGTGCTGGCTCTGTAACTACCTCTACAGagtttttctgtctctcttcaaTTACCGCTAAATGATGTCCATGCAAGTTTTCAGGACACTGGACAATCTGCTTAGTAGGTAGTTGTCTGCGATGGGAAGAATCTGAATGTTCAGCATCTGAACATGCTGCTAAAACCTCATGCGTCTCATGTTGTTTTTCCTGctccttaaatatatataaagtaaaatataaaaacaaagcacCAACTACATTCAAGGCAACTGATGACAAAAACCTATAAGAAACAATAAAGCAATTTAAAGTGTCATACAAATGTATACTTGGAAAATTCTCAAAACTTAACTTTCAAGTTTCAGCCAAAAATAATACCTAAACATTGCATTTAGCCTTTGTCGTGCAACTTAACTTTCAAGTTTCAGCCTAACTAAATCTCAAGCATGACACAAGTCTTCTTGGAAGGCTTTGTGGCTTTTGTAAGAGGCAAAAATCAGTGGACAACAAGGTAACTTGGAACAAGAACAAGAGTCCATACACAATTTCTAAACACATTTTTCTGCAACATGAAATTAGAGTTATTTGGAGAATAAACTCTCTTAAATATCTCTAcctactggtgtgtgtgtgtataacttgTTTTTGATATCCTTCATATTCTGTGTACTGGTCAAAGCAGTGATAGGAATTAATCtgttccaataagtttaaattgatttttacattttatgggcatttttaccttaataaagcctttttttttttctaaaagtgtgcattatcttttgagtcaaattcttacatttaatcagtcaattagaaAAATAAGACATTCgggctgttaccaaacaaatgatatcagtatcaacaaaattcatctttgtaatgcagaggaaacacagaagctgcatctgaagaggcATTTAGATATAGGCCTATTTACACACTATTTAATTCAGCTCAGagggacatgaatgcatttaacctgcagttacaaattcataaataatattttgttattttaaacatgaaacgttgaatactgaaaagagaggtgtgctttgattggccagctatccagtgcattgtgattggccgaatgcctcaagtgtgtgacggaaatgtcatgccccttgccatactgtgatgcgcgtcccggtcagaacactggcatgacaagacaaaaacattaaaacccattataaacgaggcatttgttgcatccagtggggacataattacagattataatgacttatagtgTCTTTTTACGCTTTGCATCGTGcagcataaacataaaatcatgtctgcatttgtgatcggagaaatgacaaacaacaagcactactctctGTTAGTCATTAAAACCCCACATTCAAATTTACTAAACAAGTAAAAGTAAACAATCACCCATAAaaagaacagccggcattgtagtttACTCTTCCAGTATCAGGAAacaatcctccataaaatgcgctgcacacatctgtatatttgggttgaactgttctggaacagtgttgtaaattcaacctaaccactgatttctagtcatatcctcttttgga encodes:
- the LOC109107517 gene encoding aspartoacylase isoform X1; protein product: MSSRTNVSCLHEAKRVAIFGGTHGNEMSGITLVNMWIQNSAEIERNGLLIKPFISNPRAVEKCSRYIDTDLNRAFTPENLSAPDVEGLLYEVQRAKEINRMFGPKGSSDAYDVIFDLHNTTSNMGSTLILESSTDLFNLQMVHYIKKAMAPHTCSVLLNEHPQLKYSTTRSVAKHPVGLEVGPQPQGVLRSNVFESMRTILKHALDFIELFNSGVEFPPCTVDVFRVQERMDYPRDTNGNITAMVHPHLQDCDWEPLNRGDPVFLTFDGRTILYEGANTVYPTFINEAAYYEKQQAFTTTCREILAANAIRKAFK
- the LOC109107517 gene encoding aspartoacylase isoform X2, with the translated sequence MTQHHWSERSADPSRSCHDCRETAPDVEGLLYEVQRAKEINRMFGPKGSSDAYDVIFDLHNTTSNMGSTLILESSTDLFNLQMVHYIKKAMAPHTCSVLLNEHPQLKYSTTRSVAKHPVGLEVGPQPQGVLRSNVFESMRTILKHALDFIELFNSGVEFPPCTVDVFRVQERMDYPRDTNGNITAMVHPHLQDCDWEPLNRGDPVFLTFDGRTILYEGANTVYPTFINEAAYYEKQQAFTTTCREILAANAIRKAFK